One segment of Brassica napus cultivar Da-Ae chromosome C3, Da-Ae, whole genome shotgun sequence DNA contains the following:
- the LOC106412291 gene encoding receptor-like protein 43, with amino-acid sequence MKAKLVYRRMHISQYGNSIPRSLSFIFLFLFQFETVFPAPTGHVCHPEQRDALLEFKNEFEIGKPSYICGDSFVPKTKSWANNIDCCYWDGIKCDPKSGKVIVVDLFCSGLHGRFHSDSKLFRIQSLRFLDLSYNDFSGQILTSVGNFSQLATLCLSYNNFVGEIPSSLGNLSNLKFLQLSHNNFIGEIPSSLGNLSNLISIDFYHNNFVGEIPSSLGNLSNLNTLYLSDNNFVGEIPSSFENLSYLDILDLSHNHLVGKLPSLTRLSILRFLNVESNIISDKFPSWLTSLTNLRFLILSFNSFHGPIQKIKSLKKLEIIDISHNHFNGTLPEVFANGCNLRTLHVGHNELAGKLPRSLSKCSYLEVLNMEHNGISDTFPFWLESLQSLQVLVLHSNEFHGSLQHHHPKSASSFPELHIIDISYNYFSGILPFDFFVYLRAMYSERNRSELKYIGEERVYYQDDSLVLLNKGVEITYTRILTLLTAVDISGNRLHGEIPKSIDLLKSLIVLNLSSNCFTGDIPSSLANLTMLESLDLSHNKLSSQIPPALGYLTSLSTVRVSHNQLVGPIPQGVQFQTQDSSSFEDNLGLCGRPLDKKCGDVDTEQLQEPESVEEKEEEEKVFSWTAAAIALAPGVILGLTIGHFVTLQNPQRLMKISVRHQYKVC; translated from the coding sequence ATGAAAGCTAAATTGGTTTACAGAAGGATGCATATAAGTCAGTACGGAAACTCAATTCCAAGGTCtctttcttttatctttttattcctTTTTCAGTTTGAAACCGTATTCCCGGCCCCTACTGGACATGTGTGTCATCCCGAACAAAGGGATGCACTTCTCGAGTTTAAAAACGAGTTTGAGATTGGCAAACCTTCTTACATTTGTGGTGATAGTTTTGTACCGAAGACAAAGTCATGGGCGAATAACATCGACTGTTGCTACTGGGACGGTATCAAATGTGATCCCAAATCGGGGAAAGTGATTGTGGTAGACCTCTTTTGCAGCGGCCTCCACGGCCGGTTTCATTCTGATAGCAAGCTTTTCAGGATTCAAAGTCTGCGTTTTCTCGACCTATCATACAATGATTTCAGCGGTCAAATTCTAACTTCAGTTGGAAATTTTTCTCAACTTGCCACTCTCTGCCTCTCTTATAACAATTTTGTAGGTGAAATTCCGTCTTCACTTGGAAACCTTTCTAATCTCAAATTTCTTCAACTCTCTCATAACAATTTTATTGGTGAAATCCCATCTTCACTTGGTAACCTTTCAAATCTCATCTCTATTGACTTTTACCATAACAATTTTGTTGGTGAAATCCCATCTTCACTTGGTAACCTTTCAAATCTCAACACTCTTTACCTCTCTGATAACAATTTCGTTGGTGAAATCCCATCTTCATTTGAAAACCTTTCTTATCTCGACATTCTCGATCTCTCCCACAACCATTTGGTTGGAAAGCTTCCATCATTGACTCGTCTTTCTATTCTTAGATTTCTAAATGTGGAAAGTAACATAATCAGTGACAAGTTTCCTTCCTGGTTGACTTCTCTGACAAACCTACGATTTCTCATCCTTTCTTTCAATTCATTCCATGGGCCAATACAAAAGATCAAATCTCTCAAGAAGTTGGAAATCATCGACATATCGCATAACCACTTCAATGGAACTTTGCCAGAAGTATTCGCCAATGGATGCAATCTAAGAACACTCCATGTTGGTCACAACGAATTGGCGGGAAAACTTCCGAGGTCCTTGTCCAAGTGTTCTTATCTAGAGGTTCTAAACATGGAACACAACGGAATCAGCGACACTTTCCCATTCTGGTTGGAATCTTTACAAAGTCTACAAGTATTAGTCCTCCACTCTAACGAGTTTCATGGGTCGTTACAACATCATCATCCCAAGTCTGCTTCTTCGTTTCCCGAGTTGCATATCATTGACATATCATATAATTACTTCTCCGGAATCCTGCCATTTGATTTCTTCGTGTATTTGAGAGCCATGTACTCGGAGCGAAACCGTTCAGAACTCAAGTACATAGGAGAAGAACGTGTATACTACCAGGATGACTCGTTGGTCTTACTAAACAAAGGAGTCGAAATAACGTACACGAGGATCCTTACGCTCTTAACAGCCGTTGATATTTCTGGTAATAGACTTCACGGTGAGATCCCTAAATCCATTGATCTACTGAAGAGTCTCATTGTGCTTAATCTGTCGAGCAATTGTTTCACTGGAGACATCCCTTCGTCTTTGGCCAATCTAACTATGCTCGAGTCCCTAGACTTATCGCATAACAAGCTGTCAAGCCAAATCCCACCTGCTCTCGGGTACCTCACGAGTCTGTCTACGGTTAGAGTTTCCCACAATCAGCTCGTCGGTCCAATACCGCAAGGCGTACAGTTTCAGACACAAGATTCTTCGTCTTTTGAAGATAACCTTGGACTTTGTGGTCGTCCTCTCGATAAAAAATGCGGAGACGTAGACACAGAGCAATTACAAGAACCAGAATCtgtagaagagaaagaagaagaagaaaaagttttTAGCTGGACTGCAGCTGCCATAGCCTTAGCACCAGGGGTCATCTTGGGATTGACGATTGGGCACTTTGTGACTCTACAAAATCCTCAAAGGCTTATGAAGATTTCTGTACGTCATCAGTACAAGGTATGTTGA
- the LOC125575467 gene encoding zinc finger protein-like 1 homolog codes for MVVCKCRKATKLYCFVHKVPVCGECICFPEHQTCVVRTYSEWVIDGEYDQPKCCQCQAAFDEGGAHQLTRLGCLHAIHTSCLVSLIKSLPPHTAPPGYACPTCSTPIWPPKMVKDAGSRLHAQLREAIMQTGLEKNLFGNHPVSRSTESRRNLLAENGEYSKSAVSEIVEIDVPSSAENYMKTSSPGHVAAARKGIPAVDRQNSETLYYADDEDGNKKKYSRRGPLRHKFLRALLPFWSSALPTLPVTAPPRKDPTKAEDGSEGRVRHRSSRMDIRKILLFLAIM; via the exons ATGGTGGTCTGCAAATGCAGAAAG GCTACGAAGCTATATTGCTTTGTTCACAAGGTCCCTGTTTGTGGCGAATGCATTTGCTTCCCTGAGCATCAAACTTGTGTG GTCCGGACTTATTCAGAATGGGTGATAGATGGAGAGTATGACCAGCCTAAGTGTTGTCAATGCCAAGCAGCCTTTGATGAGGGCGGAGCTCATCAACTCACTCGTTTGGGTTGCTTGC ATGCTATACATACAAGTTGCTTGGTTTCACTTATCAAGAGCCTTCCTCCTCATACTGCACCTCCTGGTTATGCCTGCCCAACATGTAGCACTCCT ATATGGCCTCCCAAGATGGTAAAAGATGCAGGATCTCGGCTTCATGCACAGTTAAGGGAAGCGATTATGCAG ACTGGTCTTGAAAAGAATCTATTTGGGAACCATCCAGTTTCTCGATCCACAGAATCTC GGAGGAATCTTCTAGCTGAAAATGGAGAATATTCCAAATCTGCGGTTTCAGAGATAGTTGAGATAGATGTTCCTTCTTCTGCTGAGAATTACATGAAAACCTCAAGCCCTGGA CATGTTGCTGCTGCACGGAAAGGCATACCCGCTGTGGACAGACAGAACTCCGAGACTCTATATTATGCAGATGACGAAGACGGGAATaagaaaaagtactcaagacGAG GTCCACTTCGTCACAAGTTTCTGCGGGCTTTACTACCATTCTGGTCAAGTGCGCTACCTACTCTACCCGTGACTGCACCACCTCGTAAAGATCCAACAAAGGCAGAAGATGGTTCAGAAGGACGTGTAAGACATCGGTCATCAAGGATGGATATAAGGAAAATACTCCTTTTCTTAGCAATCATGTGA
- the LOC106412101 gene encoding uncharacterized protein LOC106412101 isoform X1, which yields MGSESDQCSSRLNTLEIKSLIYQKLGHSRANTYFDHLGKFLTSRITKSELDKTIAREHVPLHNRLLRSLLKNAAAAKSPPPPRYLKRSSALPPSPRKCRSRKFRDRPSPLGPLGKPQSITTTNDESMSKMLRLPMEEGEEVEQSVPSQLTAPLGVSLTGVRRSFGETCCQNSGELPDATTLKSVLERRLEKEGVKLTMGSANVLNSGLDAFITRLIKPCLSLVQRQRVSMLDLRAAVELNPRVLGEDWPIHLEKICSRASSEE from the coding sequence ATGGGGTCAGAATCAGATCAATGCTCTTCCAGATTGAACACTCTCGAGATCAAATCCCTAATTTACCAGAAACTAGGGCACTCGAGAGCCAACACTTACTTCGACCACCTCGGAAAATTCCTCACCTCGAGGATAACCAAGTCCGAGCTCGACAAGACCATCGCTAGAGAACACGTCCCTCTCCACAACCGTCTCCTACGTTCCCTCCTCAAGAACGCAGCCGCCGCaaaatctcctcctcctccgagGTACCTCAAGAGATCATCTGCGTTACCTCCGTCGCCTCGAAAATGCAGGTCCAGGAAGTTCAGAGACCGGCCGAGTCCTCTCGGTCCGCTCGGGAAGCCTCAGAGCATCACGACAACGAACGACGAGTCGATGTCGAAGATGCTGAGACTTCCAatggaagaaggagaagaggttGAACAAAGCGTACCGAGTCAGTTAACCGCGCCGCTCGGTGTTTCGTTAACCGGAGTTAGAAGGTCTTTTGGCGAGACTTGTTGTCAGAACAGTGGCGAGCTTCCTGATGCGACGACGTTGAAGAGTGTGTTGGAGAGGAGGCTGGAGAAGGAAGGGGTGAAGTTAACTATGGGCTCTGCTAATGTTTTGAATAGCGGGTTGGACGCGTTTATTACAAGGCTGATAAAGCCTTGTTTGAGTTTGGTCCAGCGACAGCGAGTGTCGATGTTGGATCTTCGCGCTGCTGTGGAGTTGAATCCACGTGTTCTTGGAGAGGATTGGCCTATACATCTAGAGAAAATCTGTTCCCGCGCTTCGTCTGAGGAGTAA
- the LOC106412101 gene encoding glutathione S-transferase T3-like isoform X2: MIKISSSTGNEQKAGSFWKRVGAYFNASPQLVGMPDREVGNCKQRWSKISDQVSKFVGSLRAATSQQSSGQNDNDVMKLANEIYHHDYGAKFTLEHCWRELKYEHKWLATFGTDNSKSKRRKVEDGSQASVQSSSHVDEEEARPEGVKKAKSRLKAQLSAKEMEATSSNTVEKLQGLLEIRKQDHELKKQDFEMKDKLNKQHMLETLLAKKEPLSETEVALKNKLISEMLS, encoded by the coding sequence ATGATTAAAATTTCCAGCTCTACCGGGAATGAGCAAAAGGCTGGCTCCTTTTGGAAAAGAGTTGGAGCTTACTTCAACGCAAGTCCTCAGCTTGTTGGTATGCCAGATAGAGAGGTTGGCAATTGTAAGCAAAGGTGGTCCAAGATCAGTGACCAAGTCTCCAAGTTTGTTGGCTCCTTACGTGCTGCAACAAGTCAGCAGTCAAGTGGGCAGAATGACAATGATGTGATGAAGCTTGCTAATGAAATATATCATCATGATTATGGTGCCAAGTTCACACTGGAGCATTGCTGGAGGGAGCTAAAATATGAACATAAGTGGCTGGCAACTTTCGGGACAGATAACAGCAAGTCAAAAAGAAGGAAGGTTGAAGATGGTTCTCAAGCTTCTGTCCAGTCATCGAGCCATGTAGATGAAGAAGAGGCTCGTCCTGAAGGTGTGAAGAAGGCAAAGTCGAGGTTGAAAGCGCAACTGAGTGCCAAAGAGATGGAAGCAACCAGCAGCAACACTGTGGAGAAGTTACAAGGTTTGTTGGAGATAAGGAAGCAGGATCATGAATTGAAGAAGCAAGACTTTGAAATGAAGGACAAGCTTAATAAGCAACATATGTTGGAGACTCTCCTTGCTAAAAAAGAGCCTCTTAGTGAGACTGAAGTGGCTTTGAAGAACAAACTAATAAGTGAAATGTTGTCTTAA
- the LOC106416322 gene encoding classical arabinogalactan protein 9 — translation MARRFAIVAICIVLIAGVGGQAPSSPPTTTPAPPTTTTPPPAATPPPVSAPPPVTTSPPPATTAPPPATPPPVASPPPATPPPVATPPPATPPPVASPPPATPPPVASPPPATPPPAPLASPPAQVPALAPTTPEAPSTSPSSSPPLPATDGPGPSVEGPGPSTDSNDQNGASKTVSSLVLGSVLVWFMI, via the exons atggcTAGGCGATTTGCCATTGTTGCGATCTGCATCGTCCTCATCGCCGGCGTCGGAGGTCAAGCTCCGTCGTCACCACCAACCACCACACCAGCACCACCCACCACAACAACCCCCCCGCCAGCAGCCACTCCTCCTCCTGTCTCAGCTCCTCCACCAGTCACAACTTCTCCTCCTCCAGCCACCACCGCTCCTCCTCCTGCTACTCCTCCTCCAGTTGCTTCTCCTCCTCCGGCCACTCCTCCTCCAGTGGCAACTCCTCCTCCAGCAACTCCCCCTCCCGTCGCTTCTCCTCCACCAGCAACTCCTCCACCCGTCGCATCTCCTCCTCCAGCAACTCCTCCTCCAGCTCCTCTTGCATCTCCTCCCGCTCAGGTTCCAGCTCTTGCTCCTACGACGCCAGAAGCTCCCTCTACATCTCCGTCGTCTAGCCCGCCTCTCCCGGCGACTGATGGCCCTGGACCGAGCGTCGAAGGGCCAGGACCTTCCACAGATTCGAATGACCAG AATGGAGCAAGCAAGACAGTTTCAAGCTTGGTACTTGGATCTGTTCTCGTTTGGTTTATGATCTAA